The following coding sequences lie in one Allochromatium vinosum DSM 180 genomic window:
- a CDS encoding DUF1538 domain-containing protein, whose translation MSPTQNQVRYADYLRAIGAGRRELSFNAIVPSEGRDARGRPLPKSAPGPIRLHPDEILRLLQPYVSVRFLDQLKAVAPLALYLALFQILILRQLIDDSWLITGGLFAVILGLMCFMEGLKLGLMPFGELIGHRLPRKSPLPLVLLITLLLGIGVTFAEPAIGALQAAGQNVSPERAPYLWALLNPWSGALVLVIGAGVGLAAVLGTLRFLYGWSLKPLIYASLVPVIGLTLYGASQPELAKVLGLAWDAGAVTTGPVTVPLVLALGIGIAAAAGRGDSGLSGFGIVTLASLFPVIGVLLLAFYIAGTVTPTEILAAATAAASASTGDLAWYARSPGVEVLMGLRAILPLVLFLFVILRLVLKDELPRPREIGLGIALTVIGMCLFNLELTYGLSALGGSAGSLVPAAFMEIPGAEDSPLYRYGVGLTLAVVFTWVLGFGATYAEPALNALGVTAEQLTNGFFKKRTLILAVSIGVACGIALGLTKLVFDLPLVWLIVPPYLFAAILTLMSSEEFVNVAWDSAGVTTGPITVPLVLAMGLGLGQATHAVEGFGILCLASIGPIISVLLTGLRARRRLGRQTRAAQRAPVTHAALEVQSAL comes from the coding sequence ATGAGTCCGACGCAGAACCAGGTTCGCTACGCCGATTATCTCCGCGCCATCGGGGCGGGGCGGCGCGAGCTGAGTTTCAACGCCATCGTCCCATCTGAGGGCCGCGATGCGCGCGGGCGTCCGCTGCCCAAATCCGCCCCCGGCCCCATCCGGTTGCATCCGGACGAGATCCTGCGTCTGCTCCAGCCCTACGTCTCGGTGCGCTTCCTGGATCAGCTCAAGGCCGTCGCGCCCCTGGCACTCTATCTGGCGCTGTTCCAGATCCTGATCCTGCGCCAGTTGATCGACGACTCCTGGCTGATCACCGGCGGTCTGTTCGCGGTGATCCTGGGTCTGATGTGTTTCATGGAGGGCTTGAAACTGGGCCTGATGCCCTTCGGCGAGCTGATCGGCCACCGCCTGCCGCGTAAGTCGCCGCTGCCGCTGGTGCTACTCATCACCCTGCTGCTCGGCATCGGCGTGACCTTCGCCGAGCCGGCGATCGGCGCGCTCCAGGCCGCCGGGCAGAACGTCTCACCCGAGCGCGCGCCCTATCTCTGGGCGCTGCTCAACCCCTGGTCGGGCGCGCTGGTGCTGGTCATCGGCGCCGGCGTCGGACTCGCCGCCGTGCTGGGTACACTGCGCTTTCTCTATGGCTGGAGCCTCAAGCCCCTGATCTATGCGTCGCTGGTCCCGGTGATCGGGCTGACGCTCTATGGCGCGAGCCAACCGGAGCTGGCCAAGGTACTGGGTCTGGCCTGGGACGCCGGGGCCGTGACCACCGGGCCGGTCACGGTTCCGCTGGTGCTGGCGCTCGGCATCGGCATTGCGGCGGCGGCCGGGCGGGGCGACTCAGGTCTGTCGGGTTTCGGCATCGTGACCCTGGCCTCGCTTTTCCCGGTCATCGGCGTGCTGTTGCTGGCCTTCTACATCGCCGGCACCGTCACGCCGACCGAGATCCTCGCCGCCGCGACAGCCGCCGCCAGTGCGTCGACCGGGGATCTCGCCTGGTACGCCCGCAGTCCGGGAGTGGAGGTGCTGATGGGCCTCCGCGCCATTCTGCCGCTGGTGCTGTTCCTGTTCGTCATCCTCAGGCTGGTGCTCAAGGACGAGCTGCCACGCCCGCGCGAGATCGGACTCGGCATCGCCCTGACGGTGATCGGCATGTGTCTGTTCAACCTGGAACTGACCTATGGCCTATCGGCCCTGGGCGGGAGTGCGGGCTCGCTGGTTCCGGCGGCCTTCATGGAGATTCCGGGGGCGGAAGACTCGCCGCTCTATCGCTATGGGGTCGGATTGACGCTCGCGGTGGTCTTCACCTGGGTGCTGGGCTTCGGGGCGACCTATGCCGAGCCGGCCCTCAATGCCCTGGGTGTGACCGCCGAGCAACTGACCAACGGCTTCTTCAAGAAGCGCACCCTGATCCTGGCGGTCTCGATCGGGGTCGCCTGCGGCATCGCCCTGGGCCTGACCAAGCTGGTGTTCGACCTGCCGCTGGTGTGGCTAATCGTCCCGCCCTATCTGTTTGCTGCCATTTTGACCCTGATGTCCTCGGAAGAATTCGTGAACGTCGCCTGGGATAGCGCCGGCGTCACCACGGGGCCGATCACCGTGCCCCTGGTGCTCGCCATGGGGCTGGGTCTGGGTCAGGCGACGCACGCCGTCGAAGGCTTCGGCATCCTCTGTCTGGCCTCCATCGGCCCGATCATCAGCGTACTGCTGACCGGACTCCGGGCGCGTCGGCGACTCGGGCGGCAAACGCGCGCCGCCCAGCGCGCGCCCGTCACGCATGCCGCACTGGAGGTTCAGTCAGCACTATGA
- a CDS encoding P-II family nitrogen regulator — MKDDKITYLTDVVLITCIVEAGRGDAVIQAAQAMGAAGALVYHARGIGPRERLGLLGIAIEAEKDVVSLLVASDYQEVVFEAVYRAADLDRPGAGLAYITPVERLATYIPREVLAQVSGQESGQ, encoded by the coding sequence ATGAAAGACGACAAGATCACCTATTTGACCGACGTGGTGCTCATCACCTGCATCGTCGAGGCCGGGCGCGGCGACGCCGTCATCCAGGCCGCCCAGGCGATGGGTGCGGCCGGGGCGCTCGTCTACCACGCCCGTGGGATCGGGCCGCGCGAGCGGCTGGGACTGCTCGGCATCGCGATCGAGGCCGAGAAGGACGTCGTCAGCCTCCTGGTCGCGAGCGATTATCAGGAGGTGGTCTTCGAGGCGGTCTATCGCGCCGCCGATCTGGATCGCCCCGGCGCCGGTCTGGCCTACATCACGCCCGTGGAGCGGCTGGCGACCTATATCCCGCGCGAGGTGCTGGCGCAGGTGTCGGGTCAGGAGTCCGGGCAATGA
- a CDS encoding SulP family inorganic anion transporter yields MALIPMRDWLGDYQRGWLRLDLVAGLTTAAVVIPKAMAYATIAGLPVEVGLYTAFVPLVIYAILGTSRPLSVTTTTTLAILTGTQLALVVPNGDPAALLTASATLAILVGAMLILAAVLRLGVVASFISEPVLTGFKAGIGLVIILDQVPKLLGIHFEKEGFVRDIFALIAHLPETSLATLAVGVAMLAILLGVERLVPRAPAPLVAVALGIAVSGLLALQDQGVAIIGHIPQGLPALSRPNPDLIAQLWPGALGIALMSFTESIAAARAFAGRGEPQPQPNRELVATGLGNLVGGLFGAMPGGGGTSQTAVNRRAGARTQVAGLVTAVAAVATLLLLAPLMGLMPQATLAAVVIVYSIGLIQPVELFDILKIRRMEFLWALAAFAGVVVLGTLKGILVAIIVSLVSLAYQAAHPRLYVLGRKPGTDVFRPRTDAHPEDETVPGLLMVRPEGRLFFANAQRIGEQLWPLIEAAEPRVLVMDFSAVIDIEYSALKMLVEGEERLRARGIELWLVALNPEVLGMVQRSSLGETLGRERLLFNLSLAVERFRTQVAPVD; encoded by the coding sequence ATGGCTTTGATCCCGATGCGCGACTGGCTCGGCGACTATCAGCGCGGCTGGCTGCGCCTGGATCTGGTGGCGGGCCTGACCACGGCCGCCGTGGTCATCCCCAAGGCGATGGCCTATGCCACCATCGCCGGATTGCCGGTGGAGGTCGGACTCTACACCGCCTTCGTGCCCCTGGTGATCTACGCCATCCTCGGCACCTCGCGACCGCTCAGCGTCACCACCACCACGACGCTCGCGATCCTCACCGGCACCCAGCTCGCGCTGGTGGTGCCGAACGGCGATCCGGCGGCGCTGCTGACGGCCTCGGCGACGCTCGCGATCCTGGTCGGGGCGATGCTGATCCTGGCGGCGGTGCTGCGGCTCGGGGTCGTCGCCAGCTTCATCTCGGAGCCGGTGCTGACCGGATTCAAGGCCGGCATCGGGCTGGTCATCATCCTGGATCAGGTGCCCAAGCTGCTCGGGATCCACTTCGAGAAAGAGGGCTTCGTGCGCGACATCTTCGCGCTCATCGCGCATCTGCCCGAGACCTCGCTCGCGACCCTGGCGGTCGGCGTGGCCATGCTGGCCATCCTGCTCGGAGTCGAGCGTCTGGTCCCGCGCGCTCCGGCCCCGCTGGTCGCGGTCGCGCTCGGCATTGCCGTCTCCGGGCTGCTCGCCTTACAGGATCAGGGCGTGGCCATCATCGGCCACATCCCCCAGGGATTGCCGGCCCTGAGCCGGCCCAACCCGGATCTGATCGCGCAACTCTGGCCCGGCGCGCTCGGTATCGCGCTGATGAGCTTCACCGAATCCATCGCCGCCGCGCGCGCCTTCGCGGGGCGGGGCGAACCACAGCCGCAGCCGAACCGCGAGCTGGTGGCGACCGGACTCGGCAACCTCGTCGGCGGCCTGTTCGGCGCCATGCCGGGCGGCGGCGGCACCTCACAGACGGCGGTGAACCGGCGTGCCGGCGCCCGTACTCAGGTCGCCGGTCTGGTGACGGCAGTGGCCGCCGTCGCGACCCTGCTCCTGCTCGCACCCCTGATGGGCCTGATGCCGCAGGCGACCCTGGCGGCTGTGGTCATCGTCTATTCGATCGGGCTGATCCAGCCGGTCGAGCTCTTCGACATCCTGAAGATCCGGCGCATGGAGTTTCTCTGGGCGCTGGCCGCTTTCGCCGGCGTGGTGGTGCTCGGGACGCTCAAGGGGATTCTGGTGGCCATTATCGTCTCCCTGGTGTCGCTGGCCTATCAGGCCGCGCATCCCCGGCTCTATGTGCTGGGGCGCAAGCCGGGCACGGATGTCTTCCGTCCGAGAACGGATGCGCACCCGGAGGACGAGACCGTCCCCGGACTGCTGATGGTGCGGCCGGAGGGGCGTCTGTTCTTCGCCAATGCCCAACGGATCGGCGAGCAGCTCTGGCCGCTGATCGAGGCCGCCGAACCGCGCGTACTGGTGATGGACTTCAGCGCCGTGATCGACATCGAGTACTCGGCGCTCAAGATGCTGGTCGAGGGCGAGGAGCGGCTGCGTGCGCGCGGTATCGAACTCTGGCTGGTGGCGCTCAATCCCGAGGTGCTCGGCATGGTCCAGCGCTCTTCACTCGGCGAGACCCTTGGTCGCGAGCGGCTCCTGTTCAATCTCTCGCTGGCCGTCGAGCGGTTTCGCACTCAAGTCGCTCCGGTTGATTGA
- a CDS encoding AI-2E family transporter: protein MQPQNAFVANALEATIRIALLLVLAAWCFDIVKPFVIPIAWGIIIAVAQYPGYLRLRAWLGGRRRAAATLMVVIDLLVLLVPAVLLSDTLLDGAQNLAKGLQEGTLAVPRPPESIKDWPLVGEPLNVFWNQASQNLAETAAKFAPQLKASAGWLLATVAGAGFSVLQFIIAIIIAGALLAHSDASAEFARAVATRLAGEKGEELARLAETIVRSVTKGILGVALIQAILAGIGFMVMGIPAAGLWALLCLLLSTVQIGIFPITLPILIYVFATADTVPAVLFLVWSLIVGSLDNVLKPLVLGRGVQVPMAVIFVGAIGGFISSGIIGLFVGAVVLTLGYKLLLAWVYERPKESSV, encoded by the coding sequence ATGCAGCCGCAAAACGCATTCGTGGCCAATGCCCTTGAAGCGACCATCCGTATCGCTCTACTGCTGGTGCTGGCGGCTTGGTGCTTCGATATCGTCAAGCCGTTCGTCATCCCCATCGCCTGGGGGATCATCATCGCGGTGGCGCAGTACCCCGGTTATCTCAGGCTGCGCGCCTGGCTCGGCGGGCGCCGGCGCGCCGCCGCCACCCTGATGGTCGTGATCGATCTCCTGGTGCTGCTGGTCCCGGCCGTACTCTTGAGCGACACACTGTTGGACGGCGCCCAGAATCTTGCCAAAGGGTTGCAAGAAGGCACGCTGGCTGTTCCGCGACCACCTGAGTCGATCAAGGACTGGCCTCTGGTCGGCGAGCCGCTCAACGTCTTCTGGAACCAGGCGTCCCAGAACCTGGCCGAGACAGCCGCCAAGTTCGCTCCCCAGCTCAAGGCGTCGGCTGGATGGTTGCTGGCCACCGTTGCGGGAGCTGGGTTCAGCGTCCTGCAGTTCATCATCGCCATCATCATTGCGGGAGCGCTGCTGGCGCATTCGGACGCTTCCGCTGAATTCGCCCGGGCCGTCGCCACGCGCCTGGCGGGCGAGAAGGGCGAGGAGCTCGCCCGGCTCGCGGAGACCATCGTGCGTAGCGTCACCAAGGGCATTCTGGGGGTGGCGCTGATCCAGGCCATCCTGGCGGGGATCGGCTTCATGGTCATGGGGATCCCTGCCGCCGGACTCTGGGCACTGCTGTGTCTGCTGCTCAGCACGGTGCAGATCGGCATCTTTCCGATCACCCTGCCGATCCTGATCTATGTCTTTGCGACGGCCGACACGGTGCCGGCGGTGCTCTTCCTGGTCTGGAGTCTCATCGTCGGCAGCCTGGATAACGTGCTCAAGCCCCTGGTGCTAGGACGTGGTGTGCAGGTGCCCATGGCCGTGATCTTCGTGGGCGCCATCGGCGGCTTCATCAGCTCCGGCATTATCGGACTCTTCGTCGGTGCCGTGGTGCTGACGCTCGGCTACAAGCTGCTCCTGGCCTGGGTGTATGAGCGACCCAAAGAATCGTCCGTGTAG
- a CDS encoding putative quinol monooxygenase, which produces MIIFSMSIFVPSSQHADLARTLGALLEPVRVAPGCLRCQLYTDFDDPNGFMLVEEWDSQAMLDRHLRSDACKTLLAAIELSTRPPVIRFDHVARRAGIEVMERARRPTNIQEIRR; this is translated from the coding sequence ATGATCATCTTTTCGATGAGCATCTTCGTCCCGTCGTCGCAACACGCCGATCTGGCGCGCACACTGGGCGCCCTGCTCGAACCCGTCCGGGTGGCGCCGGGCTGTCTGCGCTGCCAGCTCTATACCGACTTCGATGACCCCAATGGGTTCATGCTGGTGGAGGAATGGGACTCACAGGCCATGCTGGACCGGCATCTGCGATCCGATGCCTGCAAGACGCTGCTTGCCGCAATCGAACTCTCCACCCGACCGCCCGTGATCCGTTTCGATCATGTGGCGCGGCGCGCCGGGATCGAGGTCATGGAACGGGCGCGCCGTCCGACCAACATCCAGGAGATCCGCCGATGA
- the ppk2 gene encoding polyphosphate kinase 2 produces the protein MKKNTSAKPSDVVEEAAAQEPETLVKLKTKTYEKELAKLHVELVKLQEWVRHAGLKVCIVFEGRDGAGKGGTIKAITERVSPRVFRVVALPAPTEREKTQIYIQRYMRHFPAAGEIVIFDRSWYNRAGVERVMGFCTEEQTERFLSLAPMFERAMVDSGLILIKYWLEVSPEEQTRRLSARIEDGRKLWKLSPMDLQSYSRWYDYSRARDAMFAATDTEFAPWFVARSDDKKRARLNIIRHLLSRIPYEELPREHIVLPKRQKPHGYREPDYPFKFIPETV, from the coding sequence ATGAAGAAGAACACGTCCGCCAAACCGTCCGACGTCGTCGAAGAGGCGGCCGCCCAGGAACCCGAGACGCTCGTGAAGCTCAAGACCAAGACCTACGAGAAAGAACTGGCCAAGCTCCATGTCGAGCTGGTCAAGCTCCAGGAGTGGGTGCGTCACGCGGGACTCAAAGTGTGCATCGTCTTCGAGGGTCGTGACGGCGCGGGCAAGGGCGGCACCATCAAGGCTATCACCGAGCGGGTCAGTCCGCGCGTCTTCCGCGTGGTGGCGCTGCCGGCGCCGACCGAGCGCGAGAAGACCCAGATCTATATCCAGCGCTACATGCGCCATTTCCCGGCGGCCGGGGAGATCGTCATCTTCGACCGCAGCTGGTACAACCGCGCCGGGGTCGAGCGGGTCATGGGGTTCTGCACCGAGGAGCAGACCGAGCGCTTTCTGAGTCTGGCGCCGATGTTCGAGCGGGCGATGGTCGACTCGGGCCTCATCCTGATCAAATACTGGCTGGAGGTCAGTCCCGAGGAGCAGACGCGGCGTCTTTCAGCGCGCATCGAGGACGGGCGCAAGCTCTGGAAGCTCTCGCCGATGGATCTGCAATCCTACAGCCGCTGGTACGACTATTCGCGGGCGCGCGACGCCATGTTCGCGGCGACCGATACCGAGTTCGCGCCCTGGTTCGTGGCCCGCTCCGACGACAAGAAGCGCGCGCGGCTCAACATCATCCGGCATTTGTTGAGCCGTATCCCCTACGAGGAACTGCCGCGCGAGCACATCGTCCTGCCCAAGCGTCAGAAACCGCACGGGTATCGCGAGCCGGATTATCCGTTCAAGTTCATCCCAGAGACGGTCTGA
- a CDS encoding HlyD family secretion protein has product MLELFLCSMLTILPDFLYRRFVQGKRLGHEINLFSVWFELRWGITLCLILTLSLITTIFYFHPSTKAATSVFRTVTILPERNGRVAETYVDINQRVTAGQPLFRLDSTEQEAAIETARRKIAEIEATMIVAQSQLAEADGRIVQARGGLQQATDEFRARAEVQKRSPGSVAERDVERARVNIETQQGALDAALAGRAAVVSEIEFQLPAQKASAEAALREAQIELDKSLIVAGTDGVVQQFALRPGDVVNPMLRPAGILVPDRKVTGLMAGFGQIEAPVLKVGMIGEVTCVAKPWQIVPVVITEVQDVIASGQVRATDQLVDIQQIARPGTLTAILEPLYEGQLDDLPQGGVCIANAYTSNHEALADPDIGALRWLGLHAIDAVGLVHAMLLRIQALLLPIQTLVLGGH; this is encoded by the coding sequence ATGCTGGAACTCTTCCTCTGCTCGATGCTGACCATCCTGCCGGACTTCCTCTATCGGCGCTTCGTCCAGGGCAAGCGGCTCGGACATGAGATCAACCTGTTCTCGGTCTGGTTCGAGCTGCGTTGGGGCATCACCCTGTGTCTGATCCTCACCCTGAGCCTGATCACGACCATCTTCTATTTCCATCCCTCGACCAAGGCCGCGACCTCGGTGTTCCGCACCGTGACCATCCTGCCCGAGCGCAATGGCCGCGTGGCCGAGACCTATGTCGACATCAATCAACGGGTGACGGCTGGTCAACCCCTGTTCCGGCTCGACAGCACCGAGCAGGAGGCGGCCATCGAAACCGCCCGGCGCAAGATCGCCGAGATCGAGGCGACGATGATCGTCGCCCAGTCGCAACTGGCGGAAGCCGACGGGCGAATCGTCCAGGCGCGCGGCGGACTCCAGCAGGCCACCGATGAGTTCAGGGCGCGCGCCGAGGTACAGAAGCGCAGTCCGGGGTCGGTCGCCGAGCGCGACGTCGAGCGGGCGCGGGTCAATATCGAGACCCAGCAGGGTGCGCTCGATGCGGCACTGGCTGGCCGCGCGGCCGTGGTCTCGGAGATCGAGTTCCAGCTCCCGGCCCAGAAGGCCAGCGCCGAGGCCGCGTTGCGCGAGGCCCAGATCGAACTCGACAAGAGCCTGATCGTGGCCGGAACCGACGGCGTCGTGCAGCAGTTCGCGTTGCGTCCGGGCGATGTAGTCAATCCCATGCTGCGGCCCGCCGGCATTCTGGTGCCGGACCGCAAGGTCACGGGGCTGATGGCCGGTTTCGGCCAGATCGAGGCGCCGGTACTCAAGGTCGGCATGATCGGCGAGGTCACCTGTGTGGCCAAGCCGTGGCAGATCGTCCCGGTGGTTATCACCGAGGTCCAGGACGTCATCGCCTCGGGTCAGGTTCGGGCCACCGACCAACTGGTCGATATCCAACAGATCGCACGCCCGGGAACCCTCACCGCCATCCTCGAACCGCTCTATGAGGGCCAGCTCGACGATCTGCCACAGGGCGGCGTCTGCATCGCCAACGCCTATACCAGCAACCACGAGGCGCTCGCCGATCCCGACATCGGCGCTCTGCGCTGGCTCGGTCTGCACGCCATCGACGCCGTCGGGCTGGTACATGCCATGCTCCTGCGCATCCAGGCGTTGCTGCTGCCGATCCAGACGCTGGTACTGGGCGGGCATTGA
- a CDS encoding DUF2092 domain-containing protein: MKPIDPRPVLLLLAGLTLSGAALAEEPREAAPSEDATPLIDPAAMQALERMGAYLRGLQSFSVKAEDTLDEVLESGQKIQLTKTVEIQARRPDRLRADVETDRKARELYYDGRNFTLVAPESRYYTTIPAPPTIRETLEYLQAKYDVEFPLADLFLWGESGDDSGAIQEAMRVGASRIAGQLADHYAFRQADVDWQIWIAQGEAPLPLRYVITSKDVEGEPQFTANLSWDTTAKPEEAVFSFTPTKDDHPITIVVTDDAPATP; the protein is encoded by the coding sequence ATGAAACCCATCGATCCACGTCCGGTCCTGCTCCTGCTGGCCGGTCTGACACTCTCGGGGGCCGCGCTGGCCGAGGAGCCACGGGAGGCGGCGCCGAGCGAGGACGCAACGCCCCTGATCGATCCCGCCGCCATGCAGGCGCTGGAACGCATGGGCGCCTATCTGCGCGGGCTGCAATCCTTCAGCGTGAAGGCCGAGGATACGCTCGACGAGGTGCTGGAGTCGGGCCAGAAGATCCAGCTCACCAAGACGGTCGAGATCCAGGCACGCCGTCCCGATCGGCTGCGCGCCGACGTCGAGACCGATCGCAAGGCGCGCGAACTCTATTACGACGGTCGGAATTTCACCCTTGTGGCCCCGGAGAGCCGCTACTACACCACCATCCCCGCACCGCCCACGATCCGCGAGACGCTCGAATATCTTCAGGCCAAGTATGACGTCGAGTTTCCACTCGCCGATCTCTTCCTCTGGGGCGAGTCGGGTGATGACTCAGGCGCGATCCAGGAGGCGATGCGGGTCGGCGCCAGCCGCATCGCCGGTCAGTTGGCCGACCACTATGCCTTCCGTCAAGCCGATGTCGACTGGCAGATCTGGATCGCCCAGGGCGAGGCGCCTCTGCCGCTACGCTATGTGATCACGAGCAAGGACGTCGAGGGCGAGCCGCAGTTCACGGCCAATCTGAGCTGGGACACCACGGCCAAGCCGGAAGAGGCCGTATTCAGCTTCACGCCGACCAAGGACGATCATCCCATCACCATCGTCGTGACGGATGATGCCCCGGCCACACCCTAA
- a CDS encoding alpha/beta hydrolase encodes MPCSSRATAAVLLAVVLLGGCATSGRPLMPTPTLYQTPDGPALFEPSGQAHPNTDLDLLYLTDRAPETAPESPLPYGQERARNIRFGRAQVRLMPPMDWETLRARSRSAKRAPEITLELGAVQELGAFPEEPYRLGRDAQGKILRDREELAQHAASKSRLQGEVQRRLAGVPKKEVLLYIHGFNETFETAAFTTAELCHFLGREQVCAFFTWPASSSGNFLISYTTTTESADYAVEHLKKSIRMIAATPGLERLQILAHSRGTALTLKAVRELALEAIAAGKEPVDLYHIENLVLLSPDIDVDIAGQQLTGFLSDPDLVTVWPEARLPRVLKGRLTIYASPEDRALRVSRWLFRSRNRVGQVRPEDIPDKTQRYFAILDRADFIGYEGRRTDFFGHSYFTSNPMVSSDLIQLIRYGKRLGEPGRELVKTGLVTWEFPVEAAMQN; translated from the coding sequence ATGCCATGCTCATCGCGCGCCACCGCCGCCGTCCTGCTCGCCGTCGTCCTACTCGGTGGTTGCGCCACCAGCGGGCGCCCGCTGATGCCTACGCCCACGCTCTATCAGACCCCGGACGGACCGGCGCTCTTCGAGCCGTCCGGTCAGGCGCACCCGAACACGGATCTCGACCTGCTCTATCTCACCGACCGCGCGCCCGAAACCGCGCCCGAAAGTCCTCTGCCCTATGGTCAGGAACGGGCGCGCAACATCCGCTTCGGTCGCGCCCAGGTGCGACTGATGCCGCCGATGGATTGGGAAACGCTGCGCGCCCGGAGCCGGTCGGCCAAGCGCGCCCCCGAGATCACGCTGGAACTGGGCGCGGTGCAGGAGCTGGGCGCCTTTCCAGAGGAGCCCTATCGGCTAGGCCGCGATGCCCAGGGGAAGATCCTGCGCGACCGGGAGGAATTGGCACAGCATGCCGCTTCCAAGTCGCGGCTCCAGGGCGAGGTCCAGCGCCGACTGGCCGGTGTGCCCAAGAAAGAGGTGCTGCTCTATATCCACGGCTTCAACGAAACCTTCGAAACCGCCGCCTTCACCACGGCGGAGCTGTGCCACTTCCTGGGGCGTGAACAGGTGTGCGCCTTCTTCACCTGGCCGGCATCCTCCAGCGGCAACTTCCTGATTTCCTACACCACCACCACCGAGTCGGCGGACTACGCGGTCGAGCATCTCAAGAAATCCATCCGAATGATCGCGGCCACGCCGGGTCTGGAGCGGTTGCAGATCCTGGCCCACAGTCGCGGCACCGCGCTCACGCTCAAAGCGGTGCGCGAACTGGCGCTGGAGGCCATCGCCGCCGGCAAGGAACCTGTGGATCTCTACCACATCGAGAATCTGGTTCTGCTCTCGCCCGATATCGATGTGGACATCGCCGGTCAGCAGCTCACAGGCTTTCTCTCCGACCCGGATCTGGTCACGGTCTGGCCAGAGGCGCGGCTGCCGCGCGTGCTCAAGGGACGCCTGACGATCTACGCTTCCCCCGAGGATCGGGCGCTGCGGGTCTCGCGCTGGCTGTTTCGCAGTCGCAACCGTGTCGGACAAGTGCGTCCCGAGGACATCCCGGACAAAACCCAGCGCTATTTCGCGATCCTGGACCGGGCCGATTTCATCGGCTACGAAGGTCGGCGGACCGATTTCTTCGGACACTCCTACTTCACGAGCAATCCGATGGTCAGCTCGGACCTGATCCAGTTGATCCGCTACGGCAAACGCCTGGGCGAGCCGGGACGCGAGCTGGTCAAGACCGGACTGGTGACCTGGGAGTTTCCGGTCGAAGCCGCGATGCAAAACTGA
- a CDS encoding DUF3313 domain-containing protein, with product MTDRHFDTSSWMRGLALTAAVLAAGCASTGSNPLGSGTGVTVSDPGRLTQSGFLSNYARLKPVAWAEGIQCWRRPGLDIKRYDKVLIARMSVSLKPGQQTTIDPTDLKTLTDYFHDSMVKALQPQMKVVEKPGPGVLGLRIALTNLVPTDVTRSVTGTVIPYGFVAEAGAGAATGRPAGSTPYLGETGMEMQFVDSAKGTILAECRDTQIGRKYAAELDTGATGAAQTWASGYVNSFQSWAYAKNAFDKWSALTAQRLAALRGAGR from the coding sequence ATGACCGACAGACACTTCGATACCTCGTCCTGGATGCGCGGCCTCGCCTTGACGGCAGCCGTGCTCGCCGCCGGTTGCGCCTCCACCGGCTCCAATCCGCTCGGCAGCGGTACCGGCGTCACCGTCAGCGATCCGGGCCGGCTGACCCAGAGCGGGTTTCTGTCGAACTATGCCCGTCTCAAGCCGGTGGCCTGGGCCGAGGGCATCCAGTGCTGGCGCCGGCCCGGTCTCGACATCAAGCGCTACGACAAGGTGCTGATCGCGCGTATGAGTGTCTCGCTCAAGCCCGGCCAGCAGACGACGATCGACCCGACCGATCTCAAGACGCTGACCGACTATTTCCATGACTCGATGGTCAAGGCGCTCCAGCCGCAGATGAAGGTGGTCGAGAAGCCCGGACCGGGCGTGCTCGGACTGCGGATCGCCCTGACCAATCTCGTTCCCACCGACGTGACCCGCAGTGTGACCGGAACCGTCATCCCCTATGGCTTCGTGGCCGAGGCCGGCGCGGGAGCCGCCACGGGACGACCCGCCGGCTCCACCCCCTATCTGGGCGAGACCGGCATGGAGATGCAGTTCGTCGACAGCGCCAAGGGAACCATCCTCGCCGAGTGCCGAGATACCCAGATCGGGCGCAAATATGCCGCCGAGCTGGATACCGGGGCGACGGGCGCGGCCCAGACCTGGGCCAGCGGTTATGTCAACTCCTTCCAGAGCTGGGCCTATGCCAAGAATGCGTTCGACAAGTGGTCGGCGCTGACCGCGCAGCGTCTGGCCGCGTTGCGCGGCGCGGGGCGCTAG